CCATCTCTCCACTTCGGCACCTTTCTGTGCTAAGAGAAGGTTTCATTTTGAGTTATAttgtatttggttggagggtttTGAGCAGGCGGTTAAGGATGCTTGGGTGTACGATGATGAAATTGTTGACCCTTTCAAACGGCTTGATGCGTTGCTAAGAAACACTATGGTGGCTCTGCAAGCTTGGGGACAGAGAAAATCTGGAAATATCAAGGTCCAGTTGGTGATCGCAAACTATGTCATTCTACGGCTGGATAGGGCTATGGAGGACCATAGTTTGACGGTGGAAGAGCGTTGGTTGCGAAGTATGCTTAAGAAGTTGGTGTTGGGCTTGGCATCCCTTCAACGCATGATCGAGAGGCAACGGTCGCGCCTTCGTTGGATTAGGGAAGGGGATGGGAATACCAAACTCTTCCAAGCTGTGGCGAACGGTCGGAGGACAAAGAATTTCATCCCGCACCTGAGGCACAATGGGGAGCTGGTTACGCACCAAGAGAGGAAGGAACATATCTTCACAGAGGCTTATGAGAACATGCTGGGACGTGCGTCCATGCGGGAGGCAGATGTGAACCTTCAGTTCTTGGAGATGGAGGAACACGAGCTCTCGGAGCTGGATGCAATTTTTATGGAGGAAGAAGTCTGGAATACCATCAAGGAGATGCCGCCGGATAGGGCCCCGGGACCGGATGGTTTTATAAATGCTTTTCTCCAAAAGGCTTGGCATATCATTAAGCAAGATGTGATGGCGGTGTTTCTCAAGCTCTATGTGGGAGATGGACAAGGGTTTGACAGGCTCAACCGGGCACACATTGTGCTCATTCCTAAAAAGTCTAACACCGAGGAAGTAGGGGATTTTAGGACGATAAGCCTCACCCATAGCGCGGCCAAGATCTTTGCAAAAATGCTGGCAAACAAGGCTTGGAGGAGGATGAAAGAGATTGTGACGCCGAACCAATTGGCATTTATTTGTGGGAGGCATTTACACGATAACTTTCTCTTAGTAAGACAAGTTGAAAGGAAAATCCATGCAAGAAAGGAGGGGGGAGTTTTCTTCAAGTTGGATATATCACACACATTTGACTCCCTCGCTTGGCCTTTCCTTTTTGAGGTGATGAGAAGTAAAGGCTTTGGTCATAAATGGTGTGAGCAGATTGGCATTCTTCTTAAGACTGCCAACACCAAAGTGCTCGTAAATGGTGTGCCAGGCCAAAGTTTCGTTCATGTCAAAGGTTTAAGGCAAGGCGATCCAGTTTCGCCCTTGCTGTTTGTGATTGCCATGGATGTTCTCTCCAAGATAATGGTGAAGGCGTCGAACTTGGGAGTGATCAACACCTTTGTGGGCATCACGGCCAACCAATCGGTCTCTATTTATGCCGATGATGTCGCCCTATTTGTGAAACCAAGGGTGTCGGATCTCAACTTCATCACGGCTGCTCTTAAGGCATTTGGTGACGCATCGGGTTTGAGAGTGAACTAAAGTAAATCTCTAGCGGTCATGatacatggtgatgacgaagatagGAACCGGGTGGAGTTGATGCTTAGTTGCCGCATGGGGACCTTCCCTTGTAAATATCTTGGGTTGCAATTGGCTATACGACAGGTGACGAGAGCCGAATGGAAGCCCATGTTGGACCATGCTAAGGGCTTTGCCCCGGCGTGGCAAAGATGGCTTTTGCACCGTCCCGGTAGGCTCGTGCTGGTGAAGTCAGTGATCGCGGCAAAACCAATCCACCACTTCATGATTGATGATGATCCGCTCTGGGTCTTCAAAGAGATTGATCAGTGGATGCGCGACTTCTTTTGGGTGGGCAAGAACAAGGCAAATGGAGGCCAATGTCTGGTTGCTTGGAACTTGGTGTGCAAGCCTACCTGGCTTGGTGGTCTCGGGGTGCGGGACCTGTGGCTCCAAAGCCTGGCACTACGCGTTCGATGGGAGTGGCTTCGACGTACTGACCCTGGGAGGCCGTGGCAAGGGCTCTCGATGCTGGTGGACCGAGATGCGAGAGCGGTGTTCGACAGTCTCGTTCACATTGTTGTGGGCAGAGGAGATAAGGTGCTGTTCTGGCGAGATAGATGGATATTTGGACTTGCCGTCAAGGACATTGCGCCACTTTTGCACGCCCGAGTGGACACGCGTACCGTTAACAGAAGGACGGTGCAGGAGGGGTTGACCAATGGAAGGTGGCTATCGGACCTAAACGGGGAGCTAAATTTTGGGAGTCATCTGCAACTCTTACATCTCAACCTGGCCATTAGCACGGTAATCGGGGATCCTACCAGTGAGGATGTGTTTTCTTGGCCGGCGGACCCGTCCGGTCGGTACACGGCTCGGTCCACCTATCACAGATTGTGTATTGGGGCAGAGAGGGTGCCATTTGCTTCTTGCATCTGGAAAAGTTGGGCGCTTCTCAAGTGTAAACTCTTTGCCTGAATGGCAGTGCAGCACCGCATTTGGACATCAGATAGGAGGGCGCGACATGGTCTGCAGGAGGAGCCCTCGGCCTGCTACTTGtgtcttcaagaggaagataacgCGGAACACATATAAGTGCAGTGCGTGTACGCTAGAGAAGTATGGCACTATATCTGGAACCTCAGGACACTTTGTTGGAATGGTGGCTTGAGGATAGGAGCTTATTTACGAAGAGTGGGAAACGTGGTTTTGACACTCTAGTCATTGCCACAATCTGGGCGATATGGAAGCAACAGAACGCGAGAGTTTTCAACAGGACTCGCCAACAACTGCAGGCGCAGGGCCTGGCCACGGCCATTTTGGATGAGATCAAGGCGTGGAAGGCGGCGGGTCTAGGTGGAGCACTACGTTTTGTGAGAGTGTTGGTATAGGGTAAGTGTGGGGGTAAGGGTGAGTGCGTGAGGTGGAGGTTTGTTCCATCTCTGGCTTCTTGTACATGATTTTCCTCCTCTTCTATAAAGATAAGGTACGCCTTCGGCGTACTCTTGAGAAAAAAAACTGTTTTTATTGAAAGGACGAGGAGTCCTTTTAGAACTGTTGCTTGAAATGGAAATGTGCATATAACCGGAATTCGTAATAAAACATTATTTAATTCATATATAGTTATCGAATAGTACAAGAAACACATTTACACTTTAAATAAATTACTTTTCTCATCcatccaaataaaaagaaaaatcaagACTGCTGATCACATGGGAGTCAACTATCCCCTTTATTCCACACAAACCTATATAAGCTTAAATGATAAACAATATAATAAATCAATGATAAAAATCAGTCAACTAAACAACAATTTTCCGGTCTGATTGTCCTGCACATGTCTGCCTTTTCCCATGTGGATTGTTTAGCAGGTAGGCATGTTGGGAGGCGGAGGCAACATTTTAGCTTCAGGAGCCTTGCCATCCTTCACGATGAAGACAGTGTTCATTCCCCACAGCACATGGCGATCAAAATGGCAATGCATGAACCACACACCTAAACAAGAGCAAATACACAAAATATTAGAGATTGCACTTGATTAATTCGTTCCAAAGAATGCATAGCCATTGCCCAGAACCTGAATATATATAGTTGACTCACCAGGATTTGTTGCGCGGAATCGGATTGCGGCCCAGCCAGCTTTGGGCACGGAGACGGTGTTCTGGTGCGGCGGGTCGACCAAGTTATAGGTGGCCGGGTCCTTCTGCTCGTCAAAATTACCGAACCCTCTCCCTACCACGTAGAACGTGAAGCCGTGCAGGTGCATGGGGTGGTTCTCGGCGCCAAGGATGGAGGTGTCCTGGAACACCACCTCCACGACGGCGCCGTACTCCACCACCTTCACCTTGGTGCCGCGCTTGGTGGCCCAGCGCTCGACGGGGTCGTTGTCGACGTccgtgaagttgaagaagaagggcggcttgttggggaagtctgTGTCGAACACGCCACGGACGGAGCGGTAGTAGGCTCCGAGGATGTCGACGGCCGGGCTCGCGAAGCTGACGTTGTTGAGGCTCGCCGCTAAGCGGTTGCCGCCGGGGCCCCCGCACGTCTCGTTGGGCGCGCAGGGGAGCACGTTGACGGCGATGGTGACGAGCATGCGCTCATCGACCTTCCTCGGCACGTTCACCGGGTGGTCCTTGCTGCCCAGCGACCGGAGCTGCGCCGTGTATGCCGTCGCCGAGTCGATGTCGTTGACGCCCGGAAGGTTGGCAGGGAACTCCGGCCGGCCACGCGCCGGTGCGTCGTCCATGTATTCCACGATGGCGGTGGCGGTGCTGTTGTTGACCTCGATGTTGGGGTTGGACGCGAACGTCCTCGCGGCCATGTAATACCGGCCGCCGTCAGCGCGGTTGGCTTGGAGGAGTGCGTCCATGGTCTGTCCCGGCGCAATCATGATGTGCTTGACGGCGAACGGCTTGGTGTAGTGGCCGTCGGTGCCGACCACGGTGAGGTTGTGCCCGGCGAcgccgaagaagaggtcgttgGAGAGCCCCGCGTTGATGATCCGGAGCAGGTACGTCTTGCCGTGCTGCACCGGTATCTTGTAGGTGCCGGCCTTGGAGCACGGGAACAGGTCCCCCGGCTGTCCGTTGATGGTGTTCGCGTCCGAGATGTTGATCTCGCCGCCGGTCCGCTGCGCCTCCTCGAGCAGATGGTTCACGTCAGCATTCCACCACTCACCTGCATGCATGAGATGGAACATATCAAGTTAACGACATTCAAGCAACGACAACTTGGCTTCAAGATAAGCATGGATGGAAGTAATGAATATACCAAGGATGACGGGTATCTCTTTGTGTGGCTTCTTGAAAGGGAAGGTGGTTCCGAGCTTGGGGTGGATGACAATGGCGCCATGGACTGTGGTGCGGTCGAAGTCGCTGTGCGCGTGCCACCAGAGcgtaccctcttcctcggataagATGACCCGGTAGGTGAAGTTGCCGCCGGGGAGGATGGGACACTGGGTAATGTACTCCGGCCCGTCGGACCACGGGTTGCGTGGCTGGTCAACACCATGCCTGTGTACACATATGTCACGTCAGAAGATAGGTTTTCTGATGGTTATATGCAATGAACGGCCGGCAGCCAGGCTAACTATAACTTACCAGTGGATGGTGATGTTTTTATCGCCTTGGTTGTAGACGTTGACGATGACGAGGTCGCCCTTGCGCGCGTAGATGGCGGGGCCGGGGAACTGGCCGTTCACGGTGAGGACGGTCCTCTCCTTGCAGAGCCTCGTGTGGTTGCTCTCTTTAATCTGCCAAACAGGATGCACGAACGCCACAAGTAAGTTTATGATCATATGCTGAGATGGCATGTGTACATGTTAATTAAGAGAAATTGATATTACTAGATAGAAATGAATGCGAATAAATGCAAGCAGACTTACAAAGAAATCGTGGTAGCGAGTCTTGGCGCCCTGAGCGGGGCTAACGGAAACTCCTAGCGCTAACACCGCCCCAAGTAACCAAAGCACCACCGGTATCTTAGCCATACCCATCGCCGGCCGACGGCCGTCGCCACTCACCGAGCTCTGCTCAGCTCGACCGTGAACCGTCGGAGATTAGTTAAGAAGCGAGCCACAAGTTATGAAGCTGCTGCTTGAGCAAATGTGGAAACTAATGTGTGGGATGGAATGGACCGATGATGGCAACTCCAAGCAGACGCACGAGGTATTTATAGATCGTACGTATGGGCGACAAGATCGAGCCCGGTCGACGATGCGTGTGCTGATGTGCATGGTTCCATACATATGATTAGCTTCTTGTCAAAGTTATAATCGGCAATCGCTATGGAAAGTGGAGGCTTTGGCAGAAGCCGCCCATGCACATGCAGTTGCCCCTAGATCGATTAATTTATTTGTTTGGGAGTgtctagagcacatctagatgtgctttgatTATTGCACATTTAAGTAAGTGAATCAAgcacaaagaaaaaaagaaaaaaaatatctaCATAAATCTCAACGTAAGATCAATGATATatgatttagatgtgcaatacttatggcacatttagatgtgctttagcaaaactgtttttGTTATTAACCGTTGGTTGGTCGCTGTCATGCATGCTGCGACGACGACAGCGTCAAAGGCTCAAAGCCTTGAACCCTTTGCGCCAACCGCCCACGGGATTAATAATTAGTCCATCCAAGCACGTACGACGTAGGTGCAACTTCTGGAAAATCAATCAGAAAACACACGAGGGGCTTTTGGAACGTGTGGTGGGTCGATGCATGCATCCATTCCTGTTTTCGCCTCATCTGGATGCATGGAGCTGCCATGTTGGTTCTATTTTGACGTTTTTCCTTTTGCCATGTTAGTTCTATTTTGACGTTATTGTTGTGAGCGATAGTAGTGGCTCGTTTTTGTAGCAGGAACGAGCAAAGCTCGTCAACGCGTGAGGAAATGAAAGTCGTGCTGAGATTTGTGGCACCCGGGAGACCTGATCGACGACGCAATcgattccaagggaaacaaccatgcatgcatgcatgtccgacCGTCAATCGAGACTGTCAAACCGCGGTGCGACCGTTGAATGGTGGATCCTATCGAATGGCGTTTTGCCTCCCTGGAGCGCGGGCTTCCGCGTGAATAGTAAACAAAAAAGATATTATAATATTattaaaaattctgattttttagaTGATCGTGTTAGTGTCTCAAACATCCTTAAAAAGATTCATGCAAAACGAGCAGCGGTGTTTCCCTGGTGAAAAGAAAAACAAATTTAGCATGACATTCTGGAATGACGTTTggtggtttttttttttttgcaaagatCAAAATGTTTAATTTTTTTTTGCCTACAAATTTATATGTAGCACTTGGATGTGACAAAGAACCACATAGATTTTTTATTGAATTTTTCTtggcatttcaaaaaatattttcacGCGCTTCCGGAAGCACCAACGGATATTGGGGATCCTATTCCCCTAACATGGACAATCAGAGCTGCTCGCCGCCCATTTCTTTGTTTTCCTTCACAccgttttgggaaggttctagaaccttgaattttttttctatcttTTGATTTTTTTGGTTCCTTATTCTTTTACTCTTATATTTctaatttcatgaacattttttaaaatttagaatttttttaatgaggattttttttaaaaaaattgtgaatATCTCAATTTAAAAGGCCTACAAATGTGTGTAGATACTGATGCGAGAGCCGGCTATGGGGGCCGGGCCGATGGGGAGCAGTCGGCAAACACTGATGCGGGAGCTAGCCATCCAACCACAGCCGCAAATGTCCGGAGACTTTTCAAATGGAATTTATCGGAACTAAACAAATTTGATGCAAATTTAAACAAAACAAATGAATTTAATTAAAACCTGGATGCTTTTTTTAAAACGACTAATCTTCATCCAAATCGGAGCACATGCGTTTTGTTTTCGATATATTTGGACTAAACACTAGTCTAATGATTGCCCCTGCACGCTTCCCATGTCTACCAACTCGTCGGACGACCATGAGCCCCGAAAAATGAAGCCCAGCCTCCGCGAAAACCAGCAAGTGGCTAATCGAACGATGATGATGAGCCCACCAAAGCTTAGCTTCAACGGAAGGGGAGAAGTGATGGACTTCGTGGGAACCGAGTGCCGACGTCCTTCCATGCTCTACGCTTCCTTGTTGCCGGCGGTGCCCGCGGATGTGCCTGCTTCATTGTCATGGTGGAGGACGCGACCGATGCGGAGCTGGCGACGTCATCCTCGTCCTTGTTGTACACTTCATTCGCCGCCTCGTCAATCTCTTGAAATGTGGCTTTCTTTCTCCGTCTGTAGGAGACGGTACTGCAAGCGCTCACGACGGATGTCGCGGGCGCAGTGGTAGGATAGGAGCAGAGCCTCCTGCTCGTCCATGTCTACAGCTGTCATGATGCCCGTGGCGGTGGCGAGTTGCTCCTCCGTGTGCTTGTGCTCGCGGAAAAGGTGAAGGTTGTAGGCCTGGTAGATCTGTGCTACTGAACGTGGCTTCCCATCCTTCCAACACCACATCGGTGTAGTGAGCCCGCACCTCGCCCATGGCGATGTCTACATGGGATGACGAGGATGGTGGCACCGGATCATCCGCAATGCTGGCCATTGGAGAGCTCGTCCGCCTGTCGGCCGCAGTGGCGGCTATCTCCTTCTTTAATTCAAACGAGAGGTTGTCCCGCATGCAGGCCTTCGGAGCTCGAGGAGGCCACGTCGGGTGTGGTACCGAGAGGAGGCAGGGAGCGGAGGAGGTTGGATGCCGTTGTTGTTGGCCCGGGCGTTTAAATAACAGGCGGATGGCAGACCTGGTGGCGATGTGGTTAATAGTGATCGGCAGACAGATGGACGGGCGGCGttggagtaggtttctcggctaCCGAACATGATTAACGAAGGGAGGCAGACGAACGGTTTATCATTTGAACGCGGAGAAGGCGCGTGCACCAGGATGCGGTGCAAACGACGCTCTCGACTGGCACGCCGCTTTAATGCTGgctccagtgagaggtcgcgtccgctctggtccGAATGCGGCGTTGACGCTTCAGACGGGAAAGGGCACGAGTGGGGAAAGGGTTTTGGGTAGGGTTAGTTTGTCGGAGGCATGTGTGGTAGCACTCAAAAAAAGTGAGGGCCAACTTGGGCATTTCCTATTTAGCACTGCAGGCGCCCGTTTGTGTGCATTTCGCAAACTGGTGCCTGCAGCGCtccgtgctgggccggcccatgtagggGTGCCTGAGTTTTTTCTTCTATATTTttagtctagatacatccatttccgatgaaagtaattccgaacggagggagtaatggaCTACGTTGCTACTCGAACCTCATACCTCACCCGTCGCGACATGCTTCTGTTACCACCCCAACATGCAGCCGATTCTGAAAATTTACAAACTTTCCTCTCTTTTAttcactctttttctttttttccttttttgtattctgtttttttcctttttgtatgACCAGGTTCCCCCTGCACCCCTTTGAATTCGATGAACTATTttgaaattctatgaactttttcaaatttgattaaccttttttaaattttcatgaactttttttttcaaaatcaacaaactatttttcaaaattgatgaactttttttcaatttcgatgaactattttcaaatcaatgaactttttcaaaatcaacgaacttttttcaaaaccattgaactattttttttcaaatttgatgaacttttttattcaaagtcgatgaactttttaaaGTTGGTGAACTTTTTATTCAATAtgggtgaactttttccaaaattgtgaacttttttttgaaatttcatgaacTTCATCCTAAATTTTGCAAacttttttcaaatatttgaagtTTTCTCAAATTCATGATATTTTTTCAGTTTTTACGAACCTTTTCAATTTTATGAACTTTCTTTGAAATTCACTTTTTTATATTGTCCattcatttcctttttcttttcattttatcaTAAAATAATAAGTATAACAGTCTGGGTATATACTAAAGACAGTTTGTCCCTAAAATAAACAGCATACTAAGGTCGGCGTAGTGGCTGAGTTCGAATGCTACTGCGGTGGCGGTCAGAGACCGAATCCTGACTCTGCTGCATTTTTTGcgatctttttttttttgagaaaattttGCGATCTATAAACCTCGCTGTGTCTGGCTGCGTTTCCTGGCCCGGCCCAGTTCGGGTCCGTGCAGCGCTGGAGAAAGAGAAATTATACCTAGGCCCAGCCCACACTCTGACCACTGCGCACAGCAGCAGACAGCACGCAGCACGCAGCAGCCCATAGCCCAAGCTCACGGCACGCACGCAGCGCTCAGCCGCCACCGGGCACCGTCGCAACAGCCGCCGtccgccgcggtgccgcccaccgGCCGCCGGCACGCGCATCAGCCGCCTCCCACACAGCAGCGCGGCGACTCGGCGAGTCGGCCGAAGCCGACCCACGACGGCACGACCCTACCGGCACACAGCAGCGGCGAACCAGCGACCCAGATCCCGCAGCATCTTCACATAACTGCACTTCGGCGGTGCCCCTTGGGGATTTTGTTGCCGGGCGATGTCGGCGACGCCGCtgcccccaccgccgccggccgaCGGCCCGGCGGCGCTCCCGCCCCCGCCGGGGACGGACATGACGGGGATCTGCTTCCGCGACCAGCTGTGGCTCAACACCTACCCGCTGGATCGCAACCTCGTCTTCGACTACTTCGCCCTCTCCCCCTTCTACGACATCACCTGCAACAACGAGTCCCTCCGCTCGCGCCAAATCCACCCCC
The sequence above is drawn from the Triticum aestivum cultivar Chinese Spring chromosome 7A, IWGSC CS RefSeq v2.1, whole genome shotgun sequence genome and encodes:
- the LOC123154366 gene encoding putative laccase-9, with the protein product MGMAKIPVVLWLLGAVLALGVSVSPAQGAKTRYHDFFIKESNHTRLCKERTVLTVNGQFPGPAIYARKGDLVIVNVYNQGDKNITIHWHGVDQPRNPWSDGPEYITQCPILPGGNFTYRVILSEEEGTLWWHAHSDFDRTTVHGAIVIHPKLGTTFPFKKPHKEIPVILGEWWNADVNHLLEEAQRTGGEINISDANTINGQPGDLFPCSKAGTYKIPVQHGKTYLLRIINAGLSNDLFFGVAGHNLTVVGTDGHYTKPFAVKHIMIAPGQTMDALLQANRADGGRYYMAARTFASNPNIEVNNSTATAIVEYMDDAPARGRPEFPANLPGVNDIDSATAYTAQLRSLGSKDHPVNVPRKVDERMLVTIAVNVLPCAPNETCGGPGGNRLAASLNNVSFASPAVDILGAYYRSVRGVFDTDFPNKPPFFFNFTDVDNDPVERWATKRGTKVKVVEYGAVVEVVFQDTSILGAENHPMHLHGFTFYVVGRGFGNFDEQKDPATYNLVDPPHQNTVSVPKAGWAAIRFRATNPGVWFMHCHFDRHVLWGMNTVFIVKDGKAPEAKMLPPPPNMPTC